A single genomic interval of Alligator mississippiensis isolate rAllMis1 chromosome 15, rAllMis1, whole genome shotgun sequence harbors:
- the CCDC9 gene encoding coiled-coil domain-containing protein 9 isoform X3: MHGQRLGAGLRVRAGGPTCRGRFTSPPPVGSGNVCHVGGAEWRPGSVPAAGKGGLSGAEPRGAVPAGMSAALDLKSKEEKDAELDRRIAALHKKNEAFLRRYQEIEEDRKRAEQEGIAVTAARRPRTSESDAERPRGDKNLSLVVQVALSPGEKRVVSDRRSPTAPKPGRSAPRGAGRAGPYPSSRSPRGEPPSQPPWEGAGGAGGDAALPGERGGGGRGRRFRGRGGAGAVLAAGDAGPDRKSKEWEERRRQNIEKMNEEMEKIAEYERNQRDGLRERNPVRNFLDDPRRSGPFQEVDRKEGSRRHGRNWGGSDFDKVKTGMEREKEWRTPGQRPGPRGRGALDMTLSMTGRERAEYMRWKQEREQIDQERLARHRKPTGQWRREWDAEKTDTMFKEGSAPAPGPDGGSRQDESRRPPKPPTFGEFLSEHRSERRRKGRGRGGGTSTKPYSMHDNRWEEKETLPPAEESDCSPGPRGEAVSPAAQTPPEPPAPPVPEEDEDQWEDVSGEEEEEDEGDEEEDEDGSGSSDEDKAPPPGSPKAQRAPKAGRGAAPKLAMPPAGVPAGEGKPLSPFSPVEGYRPVSDWGEEMELNSPRGNLGHSPLQGLGAGPQAQGVSVAGAATGVAVTPPAAEPAPGTVEITDFARGSGGP; encoded by the exons ATGCATGGGCAGCGGCTGGGGGCGGGGCTAAGGGTGCGGGCGGGGGGGCCCACGTGCCGAGGCCGCTTTACGAGCCCCCCCCCAGTCGGAAGCGGAAATGTGTGCCACGTGGGGGGGGCGGAGTGGCGCCCGGGTTCCGTCCCAGCTGCCGGGAAAGGCGGCCTG AGTGGAGCAGAGCCGCGCGGCGCGGTGCCCGCCGGGATG TCGGCCGCGCTGGACCTGAAGTCGAAGGAGGAGAAGGACGCGGAGCTGGACCGGCGCATCGCGGCGCTGCACAAGAAGAACGAGGCTTTTCTCCGGCGCTACCAG GAGATCGAGGAGGACCGGAAGCGAGCGGAGCAGGAGGGCATCGCCGTGACGGCGGCGCGCCGGCCGCGCACCAGCGAGAGCGACGCGGAGCGCCCGCGCGGCGACAAGAATCTCTCCCTCGTCGTCCAGGTTGCGCTGAGCCCGGGG GAGAAGCGCGTCGTCAGCGACCGGCGCTCACCCACGGCCCCCAAGCCCGGGCGCTCGGCTCCCCGCGGCGCGGGGCGTGCGGGGCCCTACCCCTCCAGCCGCTCGCCGCGGGGGGagccccccagccagcccccttgggaaggggcggggggtgctGGCGGGGATGCGGCGCTCCCTGGCGAGCGCGGGggtgggggccggggccggcgcttCCGGGGCCGCGGAGGGGCCGGCGCGGTGCTGGCGGCCGGAGACGCCGGACCCGACCGGAAGTCCAAG gagtgggaggagcgGAGGCGGCAGAACATCGAGAAGATGAACGAGGAGATGGAGAAGATCGCGGAGTATGAGCGCAACCAGCGG GACGGGCTGCGCGAGAGGAACCCGGTGCGCAACTTCCTGGATGACCCACGGCGCAGCGGCCCCTTCCAGGAGGTCGACCGCAAGGAGGGGAGCCGGCGCCACGGACGCAACTGGGGGGGCTCCGACTTCGACAAGGTCAAGACAGGCATGGAGCGCGAGAAGGAGTGGCGCACCCCG GGTCAGCGGCCAGGCCCCAGGGGCCGGGGGGCGCTGGACATGACGCTGTCCATGACGGGCCGGGAGCGCGCCGAGTACATGCGCTGGAAGCAGGAGCGGGAGCAGATCGACCAGGAGCGGCTGGCGCGGCATCGCAAGCCCACGGGCCAGTGGCGCCGGGAGTGGGACGCCGAGAAGACGGACACCAT GTTCAAGGAAGGGTCTGCGCCAGCGCCGGGCCCGGATGGAGGCAGCCGGCAGG ACGAGAGCCGGCGCCCGCCCAAGCCACCCACCTTCGGGGAGTTCCTGTCCGAGCACCGCAGCGAGCGCCGCAGGAAGGGCCGCGGCCGGGGCGGGGGCACCTCCACCAAGCCCTACAG catgcaCGACAACCGCTGGGAGGAGAAGGAGACGCTGCCTCCAGCTGAGGAGAGCGACTGCAGCCCGGGGCCGAGG GGAGAGGCCGTGAGCCCGGCTGCCCAGACACCCCCAGAGCCACCAGCACCTCCAGTCCCCGAGGAAGACGAGGACCAGTGGGAGGATGTCAGTggcgaggaagaggaggaagacgagggggatgaggaggaggatgaagaCGGGTCTGGGTCATCGGACGAGGACAAGGCACCTCCTCCGGGCTCCCCCAAGGCGCAGCGGGCCCCAAaggccgggcggggggcggcccccaagctggccatgcccccggcAGGGGTCCCGGCTGGCGAAGGCAAACCCCTCAGCCCCTTCTCCCCGGTCGAGGGCTACCGGCCTGTCTCGGACTGGGGTGAGGAGATGGAGCTGAACTCGCCGCGTGGCAACCTGGGGCACAGTCCCCTGCAGGGCCTTGGTGCTGGCCCCCAGGCTCAGGGAGTCAGCGTGGCTGGAGCGGCCACAG GTGTCGCGGTGACGCCGCCCGCCGCTGAGCCGGCTCCGGGCACGGTGGAGATCACGGACTTTGCACGG GGCAGCGGAGGGCCCTGA
- the CCDC9 gene encoding coiled-coil domain-containing protein 9 isoform X2: MHGQRLGAGLRVRAGGPTCRGRFTSPPPVGSGNVCHVGGAEWRPGSVPAAGKGGLSGAEPRGAVPAGMSAALDLKSKEEKDAELDRRIAALHKKNEAFLRRYQEIEEDRKRAEQEGIAVTAARRPRTSESDAERPRGDKNLSLVVQVALSPGEKRVVSDRRSPTAPKPGRSAPRGAGRAGPYPSSRSPRGEPPSQPPWEGAGGAGGDAALPGERGGGGRGRRFRGRGGAGAVLAAGDAGPDRKSKEWEERRRQNIEKMNEEMEKIAEYERNQRDGLRERNPVRNFLDDPRRSGPFQEVDRKEGSRRHGRNWGGSDFDKGQRPGPRGRGALDMTLSMTGRERAEYMRWKQEREQIDQERLARHRKPTGQWRREWDAEKTDTMFKEGSAPAPGPDGGSRQDESRRPPKPPTFGEFLSEHRSERRRKGRGRGGGTSTKPYSMHDNRWEEKETLPPAEESDCSPGPRGEAVSPAAQTPPEPPAPPVPEEDEDQWEDVSGEEEEEDEGDEEEDEDGSGSSDEDKAPPPGSPKAQRAPKAGRGAAPKLAMPPAGVPAGEGKPLSPFSPVEGYRPVSDWGEEMELNSPRGNLGHSPLQGLGAGPQAQGVSVAGAATDLSPPAPSECPGGQGAPEAARQEAAEPVGDAEAPAAPGMTEAPESVTPTATTELEAPGVAVTPPAAEPAPGTVEITDFARGSGGP; the protein is encoded by the exons ATGCATGGGCAGCGGCTGGGGGCGGGGCTAAGGGTGCGGGCGGGGGGGCCCACGTGCCGAGGCCGCTTTACGAGCCCCCCCCCAGTCGGAAGCGGAAATGTGTGCCACGTGGGGGGGGCGGAGTGGCGCCCGGGTTCCGTCCCAGCTGCCGGGAAAGGCGGCCTG AGTGGAGCAGAGCCGCGCGGCGCGGTGCCCGCCGGGATG TCGGCCGCGCTGGACCTGAAGTCGAAGGAGGAGAAGGACGCGGAGCTGGACCGGCGCATCGCGGCGCTGCACAAGAAGAACGAGGCTTTTCTCCGGCGCTACCAG GAGATCGAGGAGGACCGGAAGCGAGCGGAGCAGGAGGGCATCGCCGTGACGGCGGCGCGCCGGCCGCGCACCAGCGAGAGCGACGCGGAGCGCCCGCGCGGCGACAAGAATCTCTCCCTCGTCGTCCAGGTTGCGCTGAGCCCGGGG GAGAAGCGCGTCGTCAGCGACCGGCGCTCACCCACGGCCCCCAAGCCCGGGCGCTCGGCTCCCCGCGGCGCGGGGCGTGCGGGGCCCTACCCCTCCAGCCGCTCGCCGCGGGGGGagccccccagccagcccccttgggaaggggcggggggtgctGGCGGGGATGCGGCGCTCCCTGGCGAGCGCGGGggtgggggccggggccggcgcttCCGGGGCCGCGGAGGGGCCGGCGCGGTGCTGGCGGCCGGAGACGCCGGACCCGACCGGAAGTCCAAG gagtgggaggagcgGAGGCGGCAGAACATCGAGAAGATGAACGAGGAGATGGAGAAGATCGCGGAGTATGAGCGCAACCAGCGG GACGGGCTGCGCGAGAGGAACCCGGTGCGCAACTTCCTGGATGACCCACGGCGCAGCGGCCCCTTCCAGGAGGTCGACCGCAAGGAGGGGAGCCGGCGCCACGGACGCAACTGGGGGGGCTCCGACTTCGACAAG GGTCAGCGGCCAGGCCCCAGGGGCCGGGGGGCGCTGGACATGACGCTGTCCATGACGGGCCGGGAGCGCGCCGAGTACATGCGCTGGAAGCAGGAGCGGGAGCAGATCGACCAGGAGCGGCTGGCGCGGCATCGCAAGCCCACGGGCCAGTGGCGCCGGGAGTGGGACGCCGAGAAGACGGACACCAT GTTCAAGGAAGGGTCTGCGCCAGCGCCGGGCCCGGATGGAGGCAGCCGGCAGG ACGAGAGCCGGCGCCCGCCCAAGCCACCCACCTTCGGGGAGTTCCTGTCCGAGCACCGCAGCGAGCGCCGCAGGAAGGGCCGCGGCCGGGGCGGGGGCACCTCCACCAAGCCCTACAG catgcaCGACAACCGCTGGGAGGAGAAGGAGACGCTGCCTCCAGCTGAGGAGAGCGACTGCAGCCCGGGGCCGAGG GGAGAGGCCGTGAGCCCGGCTGCCCAGACACCCCCAGAGCCACCAGCACCTCCAGTCCCCGAGGAAGACGAGGACCAGTGGGAGGATGTCAGTggcgaggaagaggaggaagacgagggggatgaggaggaggatgaagaCGGGTCTGGGTCATCGGACGAGGACAAGGCACCTCCTCCGGGCTCCCCCAAGGCGCAGCGGGCCCCAAaggccgggcggggggcggcccccaagctggccatgcccccggcAGGGGTCCCGGCTGGCGAAGGCAAACCCCTCAGCCCCTTCTCCCCGGTCGAGGGCTACCGGCCTGTCTCGGACTGGGGTGAGGAGATGGAGCTGAACTCGCCGCGTGGCAACCTGGGGCACAGTCCCCTGCAGGGCCTTGGTGCTGGCCCCCAGGCTCAGGGAGTCAGCGTGGCTGGAGCGGCCACAG ACCTGAGCCCCCCAGCGCCCAGCGAGTGCccgggagggcagggagcaccagAGGCCGCGCGGCAGGAGGCGGCCGAGCCCGTGGGGGATGCGGAGGCGCCGGCAGCCCCTGGCATGACGGAGGCACCGGAGTCGGTGACCCCCACAGCCACCACGGAGCTTGAGGCACCAG GTGTCGCGGTGACGCCGCCCGCCGCTGAGCCGGCTCCGGGCACGGTGGAGATCACGGACTTTGCACGG GGCAGCGGAGGGCCCTGA
- the LOC102564012 gene encoding C5a anaphylatoxin chemotactic receptor 1: MGAGGGGLRLPLAYPLPTLEPCRGTGTEGEGLPPVVLSTPPNGPGCAVLESGVGGRGCCETSEGSVIPAPGWDPGALAPPCPELGCGPRGPGRPPRAGMGPRSPAVLRDAPASSGPLRGAHPALGCCCGESRAWGGPGPVCPAPAHRCLGPAAAQLSWGASPPPHGAGTDLLLRPGGAAAMQMPRTPQTLGCDTPRRARPGMTQLCVQGSARTCLRPGRWQSWEWSQAPAPAPCRNGRAGPPPRPTGQPALSFLFAAVYNQSLGRGFTHHSAIPTAQAAPALRHGKTMDYSMEGYPDYPGGEVNNTDYYPTTTNVDPLGYVFTPIGTAALVLYTLIFILGVLGNGAVIWVTGVEMKRTVNTVWFLNLAVADLLCCLALPFLAMPLIRDHHWALGSFPCKLLPSLTILNMFASVFVLTAISADRCALVTLPIWCQNHRSARLAWGVCGAAWLLSLLLTVPSFIFRKTKSEVFAVKVMCVLDYTSVSGHQQATEVATAALRFACGFLVPFAVICSCYGLVLMRIHKSRFGRSRKTLKVVLVVVVGFFVCWLPYHVTGLIMASKLSSDPLFHRIHQIDPLIVGIAYINSCINPVIYVLVGQDFKVKFRRSLRGLLREALTEDLPSTGDSKARTRSTMDKSTTTTI; encoded by the exons atgggggcaggaggagggggcttGCGGCTCCCCCTTgcctaccccctccccacactggagCCTTGCAGGGGGACGGGGACTGAAGGCGAGGGGCTGCCGCCTGTGGTGTTGTCCACCCCCCCCAATGGCCCGGGCTGTGCCGTGCTGGAGAGCGGCGTGGGCGGCAGGGGGTGCTGCGAGACCTCGGAAGGGAGTGTCATCCCCGCACCGGGCTGGGACCCAGGagccctggctcccccctgccccgagcTAGGGTGCGGGCCCAGGGGTCCCGGGCGCCCTCCCCGAGCAGGgatgggacccaggagtcctgctgtGCTCCGGGACGCGCCTGCGAGCTCAGGGCCCCTCCGTGGGGCTCACCCGGCGCTGggatgctgctgtggggagagccGGGCGTGGGGCGGCCCCgggcctgtctgccctgcacctgcccatcgctgcctgggccctgctgcagctcagctgagctggggggcttccccccccccccatggggcaGGCACGGACCTGCTGCTACGCCCTGGCggggcagcagcaatgcagaTGCCTAGGACTCCCCAGACCCTGGGGTGTGACACCCCCCGGAGAGCCCGTCCTGGCATGACCCAGCTCTGCGTGCAGGGCAGTGCCAGGACCTGCCTGAGgccaggcaggtggcagagctgggaatggagCCAGGCCCCCGCCCCGGCTCCCTGCAGGAATGGGAGAGctggaccccccccccgccccacgggGCAGCCAGCCCTCAGCTTCCTCTTCGCTGCAGTATATAACCAGAGCTTGGGCAGAGGCTTCACGCATCACTCGGCGATCCCCACGGCGCAGGCTGCCCCGGCTCTCCGGCACG GAAAGACAATGGACTACTCAATGGAAGGCTACCCAGACTACCCAGGCGGGGAGGTCAACAACACCGACTACTACCCCACCACGACGAATGTCGACCCCCTGGGTTACGTGTTCACCCCCATCGGCACGGCAGCTCTGGTCCTCTACACCCTGATCTTCATACTGGGCGTGCTGGGCAACGGGGCCGTCATCTGGGTGACGGGCGTGGAGATGAAGCGCACGGTGAACACTGTCTGGTTCCTCAACCTCGCCGTGGCCgacctgctgtgctgcctggcgCTGCCcttcctggccatgcccctcatCCGCGACCACCACTGGGCGCTGGGCAGCTTCCCCTGCAAGCTCCTGCCGTCCCTCACCATCCTCAACATGTTCGCCAGCGTCTTCGTCCTCACGGCCATCAGCGCCGACCGCTGCGCCCTGGTGACCCTGCCCATCTGGTGCCAGAACCACCGCTCGGCGCGGCTGGCCTGGGGCGTGTGCGGGGCGGCCTGGCTGCTGTCGCTGCTCCTCACCGTGCCGTCCTTCATCTTCCGCAAGACCAAGAGCGAAGTGTTCGCCGTCAAGGTGATGTGCGTGCTGGACTACACCTCCGTGTCCGGGCACCAGCAAGCGACCGAGGTGGCCACGGCCGCCCTGCGCTTCGCCTGCGGCTTCCTGGTGCCTTTCGCCGTGATCTGCTCCTGCTACGGGCTGGTCCTGATGCGCATCCACAAAAGCCGCTTCGGGCGCTCGCGGAAGACGCTGaaggtggtgctggtggtggtggtgggcttCTTTGTGTGCTGGCTGCCTTACCACGTGACCGGCCTGATCATGGCTTCCAAACTGTCCAGCGATCCCCTCTTCCACAGGATCCATCAGATCGACCCGCTCATCGTCGGCATCGCCTACATCAACAGCTGCATCAACCCCGTCATCTACGTCCTCGTCGGCCAGGACTTCAAGGTCAAGTTCCGGCGCTCGCTGCGGGGCCTGCTGCGCGAGGCGCTCACCGAGGACCTGCCCAGCACCGGGGACAGCAAGGCGCGGACCAGGTCCACCATGGACAAGAGCACGACCACCACCATCTGA
- the CCDC9 gene encoding coiled-coil domain-containing protein 9 isoform X1, which yields MHGQRLGAGLRVRAGGPTCRGRFTSPPPVGSGNVCHVGGAEWRPGSVPAAGKGGLSGAEPRGAVPAGMSAALDLKSKEEKDAELDRRIAALHKKNEAFLRRYQEIEEDRKRAEQEGIAVTAARRPRTSESDAERPRGDKNLSLVVQVALSPGEKRVVSDRRSPTAPKPGRSAPRGAGRAGPYPSSRSPRGEPPSQPPWEGAGGAGGDAALPGERGGGGRGRRFRGRGGAGAVLAAGDAGPDRKSKEWEERRRQNIEKMNEEMEKIAEYERNQRDGLRERNPVRNFLDDPRRSGPFQEVDRKEGSRRHGRNWGGSDFDKVKTGMEREKEWRTPGQRPGPRGRGALDMTLSMTGRERAEYMRWKQEREQIDQERLARHRKPTGQWRREWDAEKTDTMFKEGSAPAPGPDGGSRQDESRRPPKPPTFGEFLSEHRSERRRKGRGRGGGTSTKPYSMHDNRWEEKETLPPAEESDCSPGPRGEAVSPAAQTPPEPPAPPVPEEDEDQWEDVSGEEEEEDEGDEEEDEDGSGSSDEDKAPPPGSPKAQRAPKAGRGAAPKLAMPPAGVPAGEGKPLSPFSPVEGYRPVSDWGEEMELNSPRGNLGHSPLQGLGAGPQAQGVSVAGAATDLSPPAPSECPGGQGAPEAARQEAAEPVGDAEAPAAPGMTEAPESVTPTATTELEAPGVAVTPPAAEPAPGTVEITDFARGSGGP from the exons ATGCATGGGCAGCGGCTGGGGGCGGGGCTAAGGGTGCGGGCGGGGGGGCCCACGTGCCGAGGCCGCTTTACGAGCCCCCCCCCAGTCGGAAGCGGAAATGTGTGCCACGTGGGGGGGGCGGAGTGGCGCCCGGGTTCCGTCCCAGCTGCCGGGAAAGGCGGCCTG AGTGGAGCAGAGCCGCGCGGCGCGGTGCCCGCCGGGATG TCGGCCGCGCTGGACCTGAAGTCGAAGGAGGAGAAGGACGCGGAGCTGGACCGGCGCATCGCGGCGCTGCACAAGAAGAACGAGGCTTTTCTCCGGCGCTACCAG GAGATCGAGGAGGACCGGAAGCGAGCGGAGCAGGAGGGCATCGCCGTGACGGCGGCGCGCCGGCCGCGCACCAGCGAGAGCGACGCGGAGCGCCCGCGCGGCGACAAGAATCTCTCCCTCGTCGTCCAGGTTGCGCTGAGCCCGGGG GAGAAGCGCGTCGTCAGCGACCGGCGCTCACCCACGGCCCCCAAGCCCGGGCGCTCGGCTCCCCGCGGCGCGGGGCGTGCGGGGCCCTACCCCTCCAGCCGCTCGCCGCGGGGGGagccccccagccagcccccttgggaaggggcggggggtgctGGCGGGGATGCGGCGCTCCCTGGCGAGCGCGGGggtgggggccggggccggcgcttCCGGGGCCGCGGAGGGGCCGGCGCGGTGCTGGCGGCCGGAGACGCCGGACCCGACCGGAAGTCCAAG gagtgggaggagcgGAGGCGGCAGAACATCGAGAAGATGAACGAGGAGATGGAGAAGATCGCGGAGTATGAGCGCAACCAGCGG GACGGGCTGCGCGAGAGGAACCCGGTGCGCAACTTCCTGGATGACCCACGGCGCAGCGGCCCCTTCCAGGAGGTCGACCGCAAGGAGGGGAGCCGGCGCCACGGACGCAACTGGGGGGGCTCCGACTTCGACAAGGTCAAGACAGGCATGGAGCGCGAGAAGGAGTGGCGCACCCCG GGTCAGCGGCCAGGCCCCAGGGGCCGGGGGGCGCTGGACATGACGCTGTCCATGACGGGCCGGGAGCGCGCCGAGTACATGCGCTGGAAGCAGGAGCGGGAGCAGATCGACCAGGAGCGGCTGGCGCGGCATCGCAAGCCCACGGGCCAGTGGCGCCGGGAGTGGGACGCCGAGAAGACGGACACCAT GTTCAAGGAAGGGTCTGCGCCAGCGCCGGGCCCGGATGGAGGCAGCCGGCAGG ACGAGAGCCGGCGCCCGCCCAAGCCACCCACCTTCGGGGAGTTCCTGTCCGAGCACCGCAGCGAGCGCCGCAGGAAGGGCCGCGGCCGGGGCGGGGGCACCTCCACCAAGCCCTACAG catgcaCGACAACCGCTGGGAGGAGAAGGAGACGCTGCCTCCAGCTGAGGAGAGCGACTGCAGCCCGGGGCCGAGG GGAGAGGCCGTGAGCCCGGCTGCCCAGACACCCCCAGAGCCACCAGCACCTCCAGTCCCCGAGGAAGACGAGGACCAGTGGGAGGATGTCAGTggcgaggaagaggaggaagacgagggggatgaggaggaggatgaagaCGGGTCTGGGTCATCGGACGAGGACAAGGCACCTCCTCCGGGCTCCCCCAAGGCGCAGCGGGCCCCAAaggccgggcggggggcggcccccaagctggccatgcccccggcAGGGGTCCCGGCTGGCGAAGGCAAACCCCTCAGCCCCTTCTCCCCGGTCGAGGGCTACCGGCCTGTCTCGGACTGGGGTGAGGAGATGGAGCTGAACTCGCCGCGTGGCAACCTGGGGCACAGTCCCCTGCAGGGCCTTGGTGCTGGCCCCCAGGCTCAGGGAGTCAGCGTGGCTGGAGCGGCCACAG ACCTGAGCCCCCCAGCGCCCAGCGAGTGCccgggagggcagggagcaccagAGGCCGCGCGGCAGGAGGCGGCCGAGCCCGTGGGGGATGCGGAGGCGCCGGCAGCCCCTGGCATGACGGAGGCACCGGAGTCGGTGACCCCCACAGCCACCACGGAGCTTGAGGCACCAG GTGTCGCGGTGACGCCGCCCGCCGCTGAGCCGGCTCCGGGCACGGTGGAGATCACGGACTTTGCACGG GGCAGCGGAGGGCCCTGA
- the CCDC9 gene encoding coiled-coil domain-containing protein 9 isoform X4: MSAALDLKSKEEKDAELDRRIAALHKKNEAFLRRYQEIEEDRKRAEQEGIAVTAARRPRTSESDAERPRGDKNLSLVVQVALSPGEKRVVSDRRSPTAPKPGRSAPRGAGRAGPYPSSRSPRGEPPSQPPWEGAGGAGGDAALPGERGGGGRGRRFRGRGGAGAVLAAGDAGPDRKSKEWEERRRQNIEKMNEEMEKIAEYERNQRDGLRERNPVRNFLDDPRRSGPFQEVDRKEGSRRHGRNWGGSDFDKVKTGMEREKEWRTPGQRPGPRGRGALDMTLSMTGRERAEYMRWKQEREQIDQERLARHRKPTGQWRREWDAEKTDTMFKEGSAPAPGPDGGSRQDESRRPPKPPTFGEFLSEHRSERRRKGRGRGGGTSTKPYSMHDNRWEEKETLPPAEESDCSPGPRGEAVSPAAQTPPEPPAPPVPEEDEDQWEDVSGEEEEEDEGDEEEDEDGSGSSDEDKAPPPGSPKAQRAPKAGRGAAPKLAMPPAGVPAGEGKPLSPFSPVEGYRPVSDWGEEMELNSPRGNLGHSPLQGLGAGPQAQGVSVAGAATDLSPPAPSECPGGQGAPEAARQEAAEPVGDAEAPAAPGMTEAPESVTPTATTELEAPGVAVTPPAAEPAPGTVEITDFARGSGGP, translated from the exons ATG TCGGCCGCGCTGGACCTGAAGTCGAAGGAGGAGAAGGACGCGGAGCTGGACCGGCGCATCGCGGCGCTGCACAAGAAGAACGAGGCTTTTCTCCGGCGCTACCAG GAGATCGAGGAGGACCGGAAGCGAGCGGAGCAGGAGGGCATCGCCGTGACGGCGGCGCGCCGGCCGCGCACCAGCGAGAGCGACGCGGAGCGCCCGCGCGGCGACAAGAATCTCTCCCTCGTCGTCCAGGTTGCGCTGAGCCCGGGG GAGAAGCGCGTCGTCAGCGACCGGCGCTCACCCACGGCCCCCAAGCCCGGGCGCTCGGCTCCCCGCGGCGCGGGGCGTGCGGGGCCCTACCCCTCCAGCCGCTCGCCGCGGGGGGagccccccagccagcccccttgggaaggggcggggggtgctGGCGGGGATGCGGCGCTCCCTGGCGAGCGCGGGggtgggggccggggccggcgcttCCGGGGCCGCGGAGGGGCCGGCGCGGTGCTGGCGGCCGGAGACGCCGGACCCGACCGGAAGTCCAAG gagtgggaggagcgGAGGCGGCAGAACATCGAGAAGATGAACGAGGAGATGGAGAAGATCGCGGAGTATGAGCGCAACCAGCGG GACGGGCTGCGCGAGAGGAACCCGGTGCGCAACTTCCTGGATGACCCACGGCGCAGCGGCCCCTTCCAGGAGGTCGACCGCAAGGAGGGGAGCCGGCGCCACGGACGCAACTGGGGGGGCTCCGACTTCGACAAGGTCAAGACAGGCATGGAGCGCGAGAAGGAGTGGCGCACCCCG GGTCAGCGGCCAGGCCCCAGGGGCCGGGGGGCGCTGGACATGACGCTGTCCATGACGGGCCGGGAGCGCGCCGAGTACATGCGCTGGAAGCAGGAGCGGGAGCAGATCGACCAGGAGCGGCTGGCGCGGCATCGCAAGCCCACGGGCCAGTGGCGCCGGGAGTGGGACGCCGAGAAGACGGACACCAT GTTCAAGGAAGGGTCTGCGCCAGCGCCGGGCCCGGATGGAGGCAGCCGGCAGG ACGAGAGCCGGCGCCCGCCCAAGCCACCCACCTTCGGGGAGTTCCTGTCCGAGCACCGCAGCGAGCGCCGCAGGAAGGGCCGCGGCCGGGGCGGGGGCACCTCCACCAAGCCCTACAG catgcaCGACAACCGCTGGGAGGAGAAGGAGACGCTGCCTCCAGCTGAGGAGAGCGACTGCAGCCCGGGGCCGAGG GGAGAGGCCGTGAGCCCGGCTGCCCAGACACCCCCAGAGCCACCAGCACCTCCAGTCCCCGAGGAAGACGAGGACCAGTGGGAGGATGTCAGTggcgaggaagaggaggaagacgagggggatgaggaggaggatgaagaCGGGTCTGGGTCATCGGACGAGGACAAGGCACCTCCTCCGGGCTCCCCCAAGGCGCAGCGGGCCCCAAaggccgggcggggggcggcccccaagctggccatgcccccggcAGGGGTCCCGGCTGGCGAAGGCAAACCCCTCAGCCCCTTCTCCCCGGTCGAGGGCTACCGGCCTGTCTCGGACTGGGGTGAGGAGATGGAGCTGAACTCGCCGCGTGGCAACCTGGGGCACAGTCCCCTGCAGGGCCTTGGTGCTGGCCCCCAGGCTCAGGGAGTCAGCGTGGCTGGAGCGGCCACAG ACCTGAGCCCCCCAGCGCCCAGCGAGTGCccgggagggcagggagcaccagAGGCCGCGCGGCAGGAGGCGGCCGAGCCCGTGGGGGATGCGGAGGCGCCGGCAGCCCCTGGCATGACGGAGGCACCGGAGTCGGTGACCCCCACAGCCACCACGGAGCTTGAGGCACCAG GTGTCGCGGTGACGCCGCCCGCCGCTGAGCCGGCTCCGGGCACGGTGGAGATCACGGACTTTGCACGG GGCAGCGGAGGGCCCTGA